The Microcystis panniformis FACHB-1757 region AGGTAAATTGTAAACTCTGCCCTTGACTGCCTTTAAATAAGAGGCTGCCTTGGTTAATTTGAGTTAAATTTACTTGACTTTTTTGCTTAAATATGCTCTTAAAATTCTCATAACTGCCCTGGGTTGCCGCTTCTCCCACTTCCAGAGCAAAACCCGCATAATTGTTACCTGTGGGTAAAGCTTGGTAGGTATTATCATCGGGATAAGGGGAATTAGGAATCTCGATCATTTCAGGAGAAGAAAGATTTATTAATCTCAGAGCTAACCAAGTTTTTTCTAATTGAATAAACCAGATATTATCATCTTTTTCTACCTTGGCGGTTTTCGGTAATTGCCAGAAAAAAGCTTGATCTGCTGGTCGTAACCAGATTAAAAGATTGCGATATTGTCCGATTTCATCCCCGGGATTTTTGCCCGGTTTTACGCCATTGTTGCCAGTGTTAGCCACAAAAAAATCCACCCCTTTGTCTTGATTAAAGGCCATTAATTTAAATGGGGCCACATCGCCATCGGGGAAAGTTCCCGCCAGACTACCCATTTGATAACTAGCCCCAATAAATTGAGTTTCCCAATAACCCGGACTCTGATTATTGCCCGGTTTCCAGTTTTCATACAGGGGTTTACTGGCGAGAATTTCTACCGGTTTATTAAAGTTTTTTCGGGCTAATTCCATCACTGCTAAAGGAGGACGATAACGACTGGTAATTAGATAAAGAGAGTCCAATTCCGGGCGATTATTGGCGACGGGAGTATCACCAAAGTATAACCAAAAAGCGCGGGCTGCGTGCGATCGCATTACGCCGTGGCCATCACCGTAATCACGTTTTACAGGGCCACCCCAACCACCCCGATAATATTTAACACTAGCGGCCATGGATAACCAATCTAAGGCCATTTTTGCCCATTGTTTAACTTCCGTATCTTGAGCAAAATCGTAGAGATTGAGATAGGGAGCAAAGGTATGACCGTGATAAACTTCTGAATCCCATTCTCCCATACCGATGTTATATAAAGCCGAAACGTAGCGCTTAATTTTGCTTTTATAGAGTTGACGAGTTGCTTCATTTCCTGTTTCTTCGGCCATCAGATAAACCGATGTTTCTCGCATCGCTCGCAGGTTATCAGTATTACGACTATCTACCCATAAACCCCGTCTTGTTATACTCCAATCATTACCCGTGCCTTGGCCAGTACCATGGATAGGATGGGGGCGTTGTAAAGGGTCAGTTTCTGTCCAAATTTTCGCCGCATTATACATTCTCTGACGATAAACAGGATCGAGATACTTTCCGAGAAGAAAATATTTTCTAATTTGTCCTTTCAGGGTAAAAGAAAAATAATAATCTATATAATCGGTGTGGGCCTGTTCTCGTTTTTGTGGGTCATCCTGCTGCAGGAAATCTAGGGCTTTTTGCCGGTTTCCTGCCAAGAAATCAAACATGGCCATAGGATAGGATCTTTTCTCGTTTTCTCCCCACAAATTGCCATAACTTTCTGCCTTAGCAAAATGGTTAATAACCTGCTTGGCCCTTTGTTGAAATTCTGCCTCTAATTCCGGTGTCCAATCGTTAAGATATTGGGGTTGAACTTCGGCAACAGGGAAGGAAGTGATCGAGTTTTGAGAAACAGAATAGAGGGAATTAAAGCCAATAGCAAATAGGGCAATTATTCCCGCTAAAATTAGATATTTAATTCTAGATCCAATCGTCATCTTCGGCAAATTCATCGATGTTTCCTTGATTTTCTGGGGACTGAGGTTGATTCTCTTTATCTAATTGTAAAGGAACTGGTTCAGGAGCGATAATTTCTGGTAATAATTCTTCGGGTTTTTGACCATCTACCTCCACCACAATTATTTCTGTGACGGGAAACCAAAGTATCCGGCCTTGATCATCACAAACCGTCACCGATCGAGATTTATCTGGAGCCTCCGTTGCGAAGAAATCTCCTAACATTTTGGTGGGTAAAATATTCTTACTTTCACCCCCACTAACTCCTAGGAATATATATTCGTTACCTGTGGTCAAATGTTGGACAATAATCGCCATAATTAAAAGGTTTTAGTCAATAAAATGTACTGATTGATAGTTGACTCTTGAATGATAAGTAGGTAGGCGTTAAAAACTATCAGATGCCCCCCTTATTAAGGGGGATCCCCCCGCCTATCGGCACCCCCCTTATCAAGGGGGGCAGGGGGGATCGAAGCTAAAATCCATTTTTAATTTAATTATAACCAGCTACTTAGCTTTCAGCCCTAAGCTTTCCACTGATAACTGATAACTGATAACTGATAACTGATTACTGATTACTGATAACTGATAACTGATTACTGCTTAACTTGACTGCCGTGACTGCGGGGATCAGTTTGACTAGCGCCCACAAGGATATTAAAATCAGAAGTCTCTCCCGTAGTGGTGGCATAGGGTAGGGTAGAATTAGTTAAAAGTGCTTCTAAATTAGCAGTTAAAATTGATTTTGGTTGTTCTCCGATCGCTTGGGCAACCGGTTGTCCTTGGTTATTTAAAAAGACAAAATGGGGAATACCATCCACACGATAACGGAGAATTTCTGGCAACCATTTATTATTATCAACGTTGAGCATGACAAAATTAATGGCATTACCGTATTGTTTTTTAATTTCGGCAATTTCAGGGGCCATCGCCTGACAACTGGTACACCAATTAGCATAAAATTCTGTCAGGGTGGGTTTACCATTGCTGAGGGCAAGCTCGAAAGGTGTCGCTTTTTCCGCTTGCGCTTCCAAAGATACGGAACTAGCGGTGGTTTGAAAGCCAAAGAAAATCGCTACACTAAGGATAACTGCCGTCACTGCCAGCAGCAGATTTCTGGTTTTGTTGGTGGGTGTGGTGGCTGTCATGGACATTTAATCAAAGTTTACTTTGTCCTATTGTAACGATTGCTGCGCTCTTTTAGTATTGGTGTCGATTGAGTTACAATTAAGTTAGAGATGGGTAATAATTATGACCGAAGAAAGACTCGATCGAATAGAGGGACAGCTAAAAAGGCTAGAAGGGGACGTTCATACAATTGAGGGGCGATTAGAAACTTTAGAAAGTAACCTTCAAAACATTGAAAAAAAGCTAGGAGACGTGATCAACCAAATCCGTGAACTTAGTCTTAGCATCGATACCTACCAAAAAGCTGATCAACAGGTAGTTAATTTGGCTTTTGGTCTAATCGTTGCCGCTACTGCTACTATTGTAATTCCAGCCGTTTTCGGCAAATAAGCAAAAAAAGATTCTTTGATCGGAAAGGCTGCATGAAAAAACGCGTTACTCTCACTTTTCCCAAAAAAGCCGTCCATATGCCCGTTACCTATCGACTGGCGAAGGATTTTAACATCGCCGCTAATATTATCCGCGCCCAAGTTGCCCCCAATCAAGTGGGAACATTAGTATTAGAATTATCGGGAGATATCGATGAGTTAGAAGCGGCGATCGAATGGTTACAATTACAAAATATTGGCGTTTCCCAAGTTAGTCGCGAAATCGTCATTGATGAAGAAAAATGCGTCGATTGTGGCTTATGTACGGGAGTTTGTCCCACGGAAGCTTTAACCCTTGATCCCGAAAGTTTTCGTCTTAAGTTTTTGCGTTCCCGTTGTGTGGTTTGTGAACAATGTATCCCCACTTGTCCCGTGGTGGCAATTTCCACAAACTTGTAAAGTAGAAATTATTAAATTAATTTTTTTGCCCATTTAAATAATAGCCATCTCTGGAGATTTTAAGCCTTCATTTGTCTCCAACCCGGTTAATCGTCACAAATATCCCCTTCCCTTTCTGCCTAAAGACCCTTTCTCCGATACCATAGTTAAAAAGAGATTGCTGACTCTGGCCACATCTGTGGGGATTACATACCATTAATCATGGTTTTTTTGCAAAAAATACAAAAAACTTGACATGACTTCTGCCGTTCCTCGCCTTTCCTATCTTGATAGTCCGATTGCTGATCTTCGCAGCCTCTATAACTTTATCCTCAACCCGCAACTGTTAGCCGCAGAAAAGGGAAATCGGTCGATCGTCAGTTTTTGTCAAAAAATTTCCCCCCTTGATCCCCTAGAAATTCTCTCTCGGATTGCTTCTAGCTATCCCACCCATTATTATTGGGAAAATCCCGAACGAGAAACCGCTTTTCTCGGCTACGGCATCGCCTTTGCTGCCACTTTCCACGGCAAACAACGTTTTTTAAAAGCTCAAAAATTTATTGAAAACTGTCAACAAAGAATTATCAAAATTGATAACTATAGCGAGATTACTCCCCGCATCTTTTGCAGTTTCACTTTTTTCGACTCGGAAACAGCCACCCCCTTTCCCTCAGCTAACCTAACCCTGCCTAAGTTTCAAATTATCAAAAAACAGTCGGAATATTTTTTCCTTACCAATCTCTTAATCACCGGCGAAAAAGAAATAGAAAAATCCCTCGAAGAAACTATTAATAACCTCAAAATTATCCAAAATAACTCGAGCAATTGCCGACAAAATCCCCGTCAGGATCCCTGTAGTTATTATATTCATCCTACTATAATTTTCAAGCGGCTGTTGCCGATGCCCTCCAATCTATCCATGCTCAAAATTTAGCAAAATTGTCCTCGCTCACGCTCTTGACGTGATTTCTCCCCGTCCTTTTCATCTGGTAAACTGTCTCGATAATTTGCGTCAGCGTCATCCTGATTGCTACACTTTTTCCCTCGGCAATGGACGGGGAGATCATTTTATCGGCGCTAGTCCCGAACGCTTGTTAACTGTCCATCAGGGGCAATTAATCACCGATGCTTTAGCGGGATCCGCCCCCGGGGAGAAAATGCGATCGAAGATGCTCTCTTTGCCAATAAACTCCTCGCTAGTGAAAAAGAACAACGGGAACATCGGGCTGTTAGTGACTTTATTAACCAAAAATTGCGACAAATTGGCTTAAATCCGCAAAATTCTCCCTCTAGATTGTTAAAACTCTCCAATATTCAACATCTCTGGACTCCTATTCATGCCAAACTAAAACCCTCCATCCATCCCCTCGAAATTCTTGCTCAACTACACCCCACTCCTGCTGTTGCTGGGGTTCCCACCGAGATCGCTTTAGCACAAATTCGTCATTATGAAACCTTCGATCGCTCTCTTTATGCCGCTCCTTTGGGTTGGATCGATTGTCAAAATAATAGTGAGTTTATTGTTGGTATTCGTTCGGCCTTAATTAAAGGCGATCGAGCGCGATTATACGCCGGTGCGGGTATTGTTGCCGGTTCCGATCCGGAAAAAGAACTAGCAGAAATTCAGCTGAAATTTCAAGCTCTCTTAAAAGCTTTAACTTAAACTGTAAGTAAGTAGTTATAATTAAATTGAAGATAGATTTTGCCTTTGATCCCCCTGCCCCCCTTAATAAGGGGGGTGCCGATCCCCCCTGCCCCCCTTGATAAGGGGGGTGCCGATAGGCGGGGGGATCCCCCTTAATAAGGGGGGTATCTGACAGTTTTTAACACCTACCTACTTAGCTTTTTAGCGAACTAATAACTTAAATAAGCCTAACTTCCCCTTAAAAGGCGGATATTTTAAAGCGGGATTGAACCAAAGAGGTGTTTTCATAATCGCTTTTTGGTGACTAAAATTCTCAAAGGAAAAACGACCATGGTAGCTACCGATACCGCTATTTCCCCGACCACCAAAGGGTAAACTAGGATTAGTAAAATGAAAACTATTGTTGTTAATACAACCTCCCCCAAACTGGACAGATTCTAACCATTTCTTTTCGGTTTTTGCCTTAGTAGTAAACAGATAAAAAGCTAGAGGGTTAGGGTTTTTAGCAATAATTGCTAAAGCTTCCTCAAAAGTGCTAAAGGCAATGATCGGTAAAATTGGACCGAATATTTCCCCTTGCATAATAGGAGCATCGAGGGAAACATTAGTTAATAAAGTTGGTTGAATATATAAATTTTCTCGATCGGTTTTGCCGCCAAAAACAATCTCACCATCTTGGAGAAAGTCAATCAGGCGATCAAATTGTTTCTCATTAATTATCTTACCATAATCAGCACTTAATCTGGCATCTTCACCGAAAAAATTAACAATAGTGTTTGCTAATTCTCTGATCAAATTCTCCTGCTGGGATTGATGTACTAAAACATAATCAGCTGCGATACACATTTGACCACAATTAGAGAATTTTGTCACGGCAATGCGACGGGTTGCCACGGAAATATTAGCATCAG contains the following coding sequences:
- a CDS encoding thioredoxin family protein produces the protein MTATTPTNKTRNLLLAVTAVILSVAIFFGFQTTASSVSLEAQAEKATPFELALSNGKPTLTEFYANWCTSCQAMAPEIAEIKKQYGNAINFVMLNVDNNKWLPEILRYRVDGIPHFVFLNNQGQPVAQAIGEQPKSILTANLEALLTNSTLPYATTTGETSDFNILVGASQTDPRSHGSQVKQ
- a CDS encoding NIL domain-containing protein — protein: MKKRVTLTFPKKAVHMPVTYRLAKDFNIAANIIRAQVAPNQVGTLVLELSGDIDELEAAIEWLQLQNIGVSQVSREIVIDEEKCVDCGLCTGVCPTEALTLDPESFRLKFLRSRCVVCEQCIPTCPVVAISTNL
- a CDS encoding aldehyde dehydrogenase codes for the protein MLSNSEKLAKLRQYFVSGATRSYQFRRQQLENLKQAIIKYEGEIYQALYRDLKKSPEDCWITENGFLLGEINNALKNLRSWMQPKTVKTNLLNFPSSSQIIREPLGVVLIIGAWNYPLQLLLVPLVGAIAAGNCAVLKPSEFASATEKLVVKIIQEIFPEEYVLIVPGDGAEVIPNMLDSFTFDHIFFTGSTRVGKIIYQLAAAKLIPVTLELGGKSPCVIEADANISVATRRIAVTKFSNCGQMCIAADYVLVHQSQQENLIRELANTIVNFFGEDARLSADYGKIINEKQFDRLIDFLQDGEIVFGGKTDRENLYIQPTLLTNVSLDAPIMQGEIFGPILPIIAFSTFEEALAIIAKNPNPLAFYLFTTKAKTEKKWLESVQFGGGCINNNSFHFTNPSLPFGGRGNSGIGSYHGRFSFENFSHQKAIMKTPLWFNPALKYPPFKGKLGLFKLLVR